A single window of Granulicella sibirica DNA harbors:
- the ligA gene encoding NAD-dependent DNA ligase LigA, producing the protein MAESGLTVEQQAEAMREEIRHHEYLYYVMDAPELTDAQYDVKMNALKALEKEHPELVTPDSPTQRVGGKPKDGFVKTPHSRAMLSLDNAYDEEDLRAWDTRLREALPSSETVRYVCEVKLDGLSLALHYAPKGGAGETTAHLVRGITRGDGSIGEDVSSNVRTIRSVPLSVSAAKLKKAGLPATFEVRGEVVLPHDAFKKMNEEREAAGMAPAANPRNAAAGTIRTLEPNIVAQRRLEFYAYFLLHGMGDKAGEMLLPTQTEGLEALRAAGFRVNPNVATVSTVDEILAFIAKIDGMRDSLTYEIDGVVIKCDSVAQQKRLGFTGKAPRWAIAYKFAARAGVTKLDGVQFQVGRTGKVTPVAVLAAVSIGGTTVTRATLHNADEIARLGVRIGDYVQVERGGDVIPKIIQVVEDEKHLRGSGEILFPEACPRCGQPLIKAEGEVDWRCLNIQCPARVSEELLHWAARKVMNIEGLGDAMVVQLLAPRDANGAAIVPKEEALEVLGEDAVEASVVAEQKEGTLPPLICGIGDLYTLKKSDLVALERVGEKSAQALLDEIERSKSASLARVLFGLGMRFVGERTAALLAGQFGSMDAVMAATAEELEAVNEVGPRVAESIVEFFSIEKNRVLVGRLKELGFTMQAEKKVTTTTLGGLTFVLTGTLPTLTRDAAKEMIEGAGGRVSGSVSKKTDYVVAGEEAGSKLEKAESLGVKVLDEAGLLALVESGGTEA; encoded by the coding sequence ATGGCGGAGAGTGGATTGACGGTCGAACAGCAGGCGGAGGCGATGCGCGAGGAGATTCGCCATCACGAGTACCTGTACTACGTGATGGACGCGCCCGAACTGACGGATGCGCAGTACGACGTGAAGATGAACGCGCTGAAGGCGCTCGAGAAGGAGCATCCGGAGCTGGTGACGCCGGACTCGCCAACGCAGAGGGTGGGCGGCAAGCCGAAGGATGGGTTCGTCAAGACGCCGCACTCGCGGGCGATGCTGTCGCTCGACAATGCGTATGACGAGGAGGATCTGCGGGCATGGGATACGCGTTTGCGGGAGGCTCTGCCGAGCTCGGAGACGGTACGGTATGTGTGCGAGGTGAAGCTGGACGGGCTTTCGCTCGCGCTTCACTATGCTCCGAAAGGCGGGGCAGGGGAGACGACGGCGCATCTGGTGCGCGGGATCACGCGTGGGGATGGGTCGATCGGCGAGGATGTGAGCTCGAATGTGCGGACGATCCGGTCGGTGCCTTTGAGCGTGTCGGCGGCGAAGCTGAAGAAGGCCGGGCTGCCCGCGACCTTCGAGGTGCGGGGCGAGGTGGTGCTTCCGCACGATGCATTCAAGAAAATGAACGAGGAGCGCGAGGCGGCGGGTATGGCTCCGGCGGCGAATCCGAGGAACGCGGCGGCAGGAACGATCCGGACGCTCGAGCCGAACATCGTGGCGCAGCGGCGGCTCGAGTTTTATGCGTACTTCCTCCTGCATGGCATGGGAGACAAGGCCGGGGAGATGTTGCTGCCGACCCAGACGGAGGGGTTGGAGGCGCTGCGGGCGGCGGGCTTCCGGGTGAATCCGAACGTTGCGACCGTGTCGACGGTGGATGAGATTCTGGCCTTCATCGCGAAGATCGATGGGATGCGCGACTCGCTGACTTACGAGATCGACGGTGTCGTGATCAAGTGCGATAGCGTGGCGCAGCAGAAGAGGCTTGGCTTTACCGGCAAGGCTCCGCGCTGGGCGATCGCGTACAAGTTCGCGGCGCGGGCGGGAGTGACGAAGCTCGATGGAGTGCAGTTCCAGGTGGGCAGGACGGGCAAGGTGACGCCGGTGGCGGTGCTTGCGGCGGTGTCGATCGGCGGGACGACGGTGACGCGGGCCACGCTGCATAATGCAGACGAGATCGCGCGGCTCGGGGTGAGGATCGGTGATTATGTCCAGGTGGAGCGCGGCGGGGATGTGATCCCGAAGATCATCCAGGTGGTCGAGGATGAGAAGCATTTGAGGGGCTCGGGGGAGATTCTGTTTCCGGAGGCGTGCCCGCGGTGCGGGCAGCCGTTGATCAAGGCCGAAGGCGAGGTGGACTGGCGCTGCCTGAACATCCAGTGTCCGGCGCGTGTGTCGGAGGAGCTTCTGCACTGGGCGGCGCGGAAGGTGATGAACATCGAGGGCCTTGGGGATGCGATGGTCGTCCAACTCCTCGCGCCGAGGGATGCGAATGGCGCGGCGATCGTCCCAAAGGAAGAGGCATTGGAGGTGCTTGGGGAGGATGCGGTCGAGGCGTCCGTCGTCGCCGAACAGAAGGAAGGCACACTTCCGCCGCTGATCTGCGGGATCGGGGACCTGTACACGCTGAAGAAGAGCGATCTCGTGGCGCTGGAGCGGGTGGGGGAGAAGTCGGCGCAGGCGTTGCTGGACGAGATCGAGCGGTCGAAGTCGGCCTCGCTGGCGCGTGTGTTGTTCGGGCTGGGCATGCGCTTTGTGGGGGAAAGGACGGCTGCCCTGCTGGCGGGGCAGTTCGGGTCGATGGACGCGGTGATGGCGGCGACCGCGGAGGAGCTTGAGGCGGTGAACGAAGTAGGGCCGCGGGTGGCGGAGTCGATCGTGGAGTTCTTCTCGATCGAGAAGAATCGCGTGCTGGTGGGGCGGTTGAAGGAGCTTGGCTTCACCATGCAGGCCGAAAAGAAGGTGACGACGACCACGCTTGGTGGGCTGACGTTCGTGCTGACCGGGACGCTTCCGACGCTGACGCGCGATGCGGCCAAGGAGATGATTGAAGGCGCGGGCGGGCGGGTTTCGGGCTCGGTGAGCAAGAAGACCGACTACGTGGTCGCGGGCGAAGAGGCGGGTTCAAAGCTTGAGAAGGCGGAGTCGCTGGGGGTGAAGGTGCTGGATGAAGCGGGGCTGCTGGCGCTGGTCGAGAGTGGCGGGACGGAAGCATAG
- a CDS encoding GH1 family beta-glucosidase, translating into MFKKISRRMFAQTLGASAAALSLPSAASALAPSAPAGDAPNGRHFPEGFLWGSATASYQVEGAVHEGGRGATVWDTFSHTPGKVHNGDTGDVADDFYHRYKQDIQLMKEMGLKACRFSVAWSRIFPTGTGSPNAAGVDFYNRLVDTLLAAGVQPYCTLYHWDLPQTLEDKGGWENRDTAKAFADYAAYTAGKLSDRVRHFMTMNEMRSFVEIGYGSGTHAPGKKLAPGPLAQLTHNVVLAHGMSVQSIRASTKAGTRVGIADNATATTPIIENEEHIAAARKAMREENAMFLSVILDGKYSEHYLKRLGADAPKFTAEELKTISSPMDFVGINIYTPLFVRADRSEKGYAVVPWTSTYPTMASPWLKIGPEALYWGPKLLADVWGVKEIYITENGASSADVLAPDGEIYDTDRTMYLRNYLMHLQRGITDGVPVKGYFLWSLLDNFEWADGYEKRFGITYVDFKTQKRTPKLSAKFYEEVIRQNRVV; encoded by the coding sequence GTGTTCAAGAAAATCTCCCGCAGGATGTTTGCGCAGACGCTCGGCGCGTCTGCCGCCGCACTCTCCCTGCCTTCCGCAGCCTCTGCGCTTGCCCCGTCTGCTCCCGCGGGCGATGCGCCGAATGGCAGGCACTTTCCCGAGGGCTTTCTCTGGGGTTCGGCAACAGCCTCGTACCAGGTGGAGGGCGCGGTGCATGAGGGCGGACGCGGTGCGACGGTGTGGGACACGTTCTCGCACACGCCGGGGAAGGTCCATAACGGCGATACGGGCGACGTCGCCGACGACTTCTACCACCGGTACAAGCAAGACATTCAGCTCATGAAGGAGATGGGGCTGAAGGCCTGCCGCTTCTCCGTAGCGTGGTCGCGGATCTTTCCGACCGGCACAGGTTCGCCGAACGCAGCCGGGGTGGATTTTTACAACCGACTGGTCGATACACTCCTGGCCGCTGGGGTTCAGCCATACTGCACGCTGTACCACTGGGATCTGCCGCAGACGCTGGAGGACAAGGGCGGGTGGGAAAACCGGGATACCGCGAAGGCGTTCGCCGACTATGCAGCCTACACCGCAGGGAAGCTGTCGGATCGGGTGCGCCACTTCATGACGATGAACGAGATGCGTAGCTTCGTCGAGATTGGCTATGGCAGCGGCACGCATGCTCCGGGAAAGAAGCTCGCTCCGGGGCCGCTGGCGCAGTTGACGCACAACGTGGTGCTTGCGCATGGCATGAGCGTGCAATCGATCCGGGCGTCGACGAAGGCAGGGACGAGGGTTGGAATCGCGGACAATGCGACGGCCACGACCCCGATCATCGAGAACGAGGAGCATATTGCGGCCGCGCGGAAAGCGATGCGCGAGGAGAACGCAATGTTCCTCTCGGTCATCCTGGACGGCAAGTATTCGGAGCACTATCTGAAGCGTCTTGGAGCGGATGCCCCGAAGTTCACGGCGGAGGAATTGAAGACGATCTCGAGCCCGATGGACTTCGTCGGGATCAATATCTACACGCCACTGTTTGTGCGGGCGGACCGTTCGGAGAAGGGCTATGCGGTGGTGCCCTGGACGAGCACGTATCCGACGATGGCAAGCCCATGGCTGAAGATCGGGCCGGAGGCACTGTACTGGGGGCCGAAGCTGCTGGCGGATGTGTGGGGTGTCAAGGAGATCTACATCACCGAGAACGGAGCTTCGTCCGCGGATGTGCTCGCTCCCGATGGGGAGATCTACGACACGGATCGCACGATGTACCTGCGGAACTACCTGATGCACCTGCAGCGGGGGATCACGGATGGCGTGCCGGTGAAGGGATACTTCCTGTGGAGTCTGCTGGACAACTTCGAGTGGGCGGATGGCTACGAGAAGCGGTTCGGGATCACCTACGTCGACTTCAAGACACAGAAGCGCACGCCGAAGCTGAGCGCGAAGTTCTACGAGGAAGTGATCCGGCAGAATAGAGTCGTTTAG
- a CDS encoding diacylglycerol kinase family protein: protein MPARVRVFMNERSGGCAGRRGEVEAAFRESGLRCEVTSLRPRMDVAKLVREAARRPETLVVAAGGDGTISAVASAMAGSGAPMGVLAMGTLNHFAKDLGLPAALMDEAKVIAEGEARSVDLGEVNGRFFVNNSSVGFYPGMVLHRERLKKVGWNKWLSLLVASARAFVRFKHISVCVSVPGEERMMRMTPFVFVGNNEYCMEGSEAGTRKKLDAGKLYLYMAPGATRRSLLRLTFAALMRRVHEVQQDPHFESYCVEEFTVDLRRRVSHVSLDGEIVRLKGPLQYRIRPGALKVMAPVPVVSPVVEELSA, encoded by the coding sequence ATGCCGGCACGAGTACGTGTGTTTATGAACGAGCGATCCGGCGGGTGCGCGGGCCGGCGCGGTGAGGTCGAGGCGGCGTTCCGGGAGAGCGGGCTGAGGTGCGAGGTCACGAGCCTGCGTCCGCGCATGGACGTGGCAAAGCTTGTGCGGGAGGCCGCGCGGCGGCCGGAGACGCTCGTCGTCGCGGCGGGTGGAGACGGCACCATCAGCGCCGTTGCTTCGGCTATGGCAGGGTCGGGGGCTCCGATGGGCGTGCTCGCTATGGGAACGCTGAATCATTTCGCCAAGGACCTTGGTCTGCCCGCAGCGCTAATGGACGAGGCGAAGGTGATCGCCGAGGGTGAGGCGCGCTCCGTTGATCTTGGCGAGGTCAACGGGCGTTTCTTCGTCAACAACTCAAGCGTCGGCTTCTATCCGGGCATGGTGCTGCACCGCGAGCGGCTGAAGAAGGTTGGCTGGAACAAGTGGCTGTCTCTTCTTGTGGCGTCGGCACGGGCGTTCGTGCGCTTCAAGCACATCTCCGTGTGCGTGTCGGTGCCGGGCGAAGAACGCATGATGCGGATGACGCCGTTCGTCTTTGTGGGCAACAACGAGTACTGCATGGAAGGCAGCGAAGCGGGGACACGGAAGAAGCTCGATGCGGGCAAGCTGTACCTCTACATGGCTCCGGGTGCGACGCGGCGAAGCCTCCTGCGGCTGACGTTTGCCGCGTTGATGCGGCGGGTTCATGAGGTGCAGCAGGATCCGCACTTCGAATCGTACTGCGTGGAGGAGTTTACCGTCGACCTTCGGCGGCGCGTCTCGCATGTGTCGCTTGATGGCGAGATCGTCCGGTTGAAGGGGCCTCTGCAGTACCGCATACGGCCCGGCGCGCTGAAGGTGATGGCACCTGTCCCCGTTGTGTCACCGGTTGTGGAGGAGTTATCCGCGTGA
- a CDS encoding metallophosphoesterase family protein, translated as MTLLAHISDIHFGHEDALIVEGLLESLRKTKPDVIVVSGDLTQRAKKAQFRKARAFLREMPKVPHLVVPGNHDVSATNLLERLTRPLKRYQRFITEDLSPYLDMGDVAIAGINTVRLLNRKDGRINQGQVKTACEQLGRAKENAVRVVVTHHPMDLPMEDLKHPLVSRSKMAMEAFSKCGVDLFLSGHLHTGQSLVTTTRYKENVSYSAVVAQAGTAVSTRTRGEANGWNLIELSGRADGAEMAIQEMVWEGKSFGKGQISRFRCGSGGWLEA; from the coding sequence GTGACGCTCCTGGCCCATATCTCGGACATTCACTTTGGGCACGAGGACGCGTTGATTGTCGAAGGGCTGCTTGAGTCTTTGCGGAAGACGAAGCCGGATGTGATCGTCGTCTCGGGAGACCTGACGCAGCGAGCGAAGAAGGCGCAGTTTCGCAAGGCGAGGGCTTTCCTGCGCGAGATGCCGAAGGTGCCGCACCTCGTGGTGCCGGGAAACCACGACGTCTCGGCAACGAACCTCCTCGAGCGGCTGACGCGGCCGCTGAAGCGCTACCAGAGGTTCATCACCGAGGACCTTTCGCCGTACCTCGACATGGGCGATGTGGCGATTGCGGGGATCAACACTGTGCGCCTGCTCAACCGCAAGGATGGCCGCATCAACCAGGGCCAGGTGAAGACCGCATGCGAACAGCTCGGGCGCGCAAAGGAGAACGCCGTGCGCGTTGTGGTGACGCACCATCCGATGGACCTGCCCATGGAGGATCTCAAGCATCCCCTCGTCTCGCGGTCGAAGATGGCCATGGAGGCTTTCTCGAAGTGCGGAGTCGACCTGTTTCTTTCCGGCCATCTGCATACCGGGCAATCGCTCGTGACGACCACGCGCTACAAGGAAAACGTGAGCTATAGCGCGGTCGTGGCGCAGGCGGGAACGGCTGTCTCGACGCGCACGCGGGGTGAGGCGAACGGCTGGAACCTGATCGAACTCAGTGGTCGGGCGGACGGCGCGGAGATGGCGATCCAGGAGATGGTTTGGGAGGGGAAGAGCTTCGGTAAGGGGCAGATTTCGCGTTTCCGATGCGGATCCGGAGGCTGGCTGGAAGCGTAA
- a CDS encoding outer membrane protein assembly factor BamD yields the protein MPVGRLQGFEVQQLMAKRVFFPTIRAGLSAGIIMAGWMAGGLASGTTWAQATATGTLSTGTAPAADAQPETQTEQQENKTPPPVVSTPLDKIKKDKSKEKKDKSEKVIQSKDTRAANRKLKKTDPLAGVDAKLPDKQLYDKAQAAIKRGRYDVARLDLQTLLNTYQDSQYQMRAKLAIADSWYREGGSAALTQAEQEYKDFITFFPNAPEAAEAQMRVGDIYFRQMDKPDRDYAKATHAEEEYRLMLQQFPESKLVPDAKQRLREVQEVLATREASIAAFYATRENWPATIARYQTVADTYPQFSHTDDLLVALGDAWEAEARYVRSIKLSESAKAALEKTYDGRAADAYRKVVLEHSASAHVEDAKDRLAAMNLPIPTPTPEQIAKSTELENSRGQYSLVGRARLLVFHTPDVVQTARVGEPLLTDPAPTLAPAVRKEIIEDFNTSMNPNAARPAVTATAADPNAPANAPETAAAPATPAAPLALTDVPAADAAGGSTTVMTGSPTNSTAPTTSVGAEVVSPGSNAAPLGSPADIPRSGAPAGTAATGGLPIAGPTNNTPLPAVEKAGMAPDAVNDIKPGTAPPAQTPAANGKKTKPEFDKSEESSSKHKKKKGLKKLDPL from the coding sequence ATGCCCGTCGGCAGGTTACAAGGGTTCGAGGTTCAACAATTGATGGCGAAGCGAGTGTTTTTTCCGACGATACGGGCCGGTCTTTCGGCCGGAATCATCATGGCCGGATGGATGGCGGGCGGTCTGGCCTCCGGCACGACATGGGCGCAGGCGACTGCTACCGGCACGTTGAGCACCGGCACAGCTCCCGCCGCGGACGCGCAGCCAGAGACGCAGACCGAGCAACAGGAGAACAAGACCCCACCTCCAGTCGTCTCCACGCCACTCGACAAGATCAAGAAGGATAAGTCGAAAGAGAAGAAAGACAAGTCGGAGAAGGTGATCCAGTCCAAGGACACCCGCGCCGCCAACCGCAAGCTCAAGAAGACTGACCCGCTCGCCGGCGTCGACGCCAAGCTGCCCGATAAGCAGCTTTACGACAAGGCACAGGCCGCCATCAAGCGCGGACGTTACGACGTTGCCCGCCTCGATCTCCAGACGCTCCTGAACACCTACCAGGATTCGCAGTACCAGATGCGCGCCAAGCTCGCCATCGCCGATAGCTGGTACCGCGAGGGTGGAAGCGCCGCGCTCACCCAGGCCGAGCAGGAGTACAAGGACTTCATCACCTTCTTTCCCAACGCGCCCGAGGCCGCCGAGGCCCAGATGCGCGTCGGCGACATCTACTTTCGCCAGATGGACAAGCCCGATCGCGACTACGCGAAGGCCACCCACGCCGAGGAAGAGTATCGCCTGATGCTGCAGCAGTTTCCGGAGTCGAAGCTTGTGCCCGATGCCAAGCAGCGTCTGCGCGAGGTGCAGGAAGTTCTTGCCACGCGCGAGGCAAGCATCGCCGCGTTCTACGCGACGCGTGAAAACTGGCCCGCGACCATCGCCCGTTACCAGACGGTCGCCGACACCTATCCGCAGTTCAGCCACACCGACGACCTGCTTGTGGCGCTCGGCGATGCCTGGGAAGCGGAAGCCCGCTACGTGCGCAGCATCAAGCTGAGCGAGTCGGCCAAGGCCGCGCTCGAGAAGACGTACGATGGCCGCGCCGCCGACGCCTACCGCAAGGTCGTCCTCGAGCACTCTGCTTCGGCTCACGTCGAGGATGCGAAGGACCGCCTCGCCGCGATGAACCTGCCCATTCCAACGCCGACTCCGGAGCAGATCGCCAAGAGCACCGAGCTTGAGAACAGCCGTGGCCAGTACAGCCTGGTGGGCCGCGCCCGTCTGCTCGTCTTCCACACACCGGACGTCGTCCAGACCGCGCGTGTCGGCGAGCCTTTGCTCACCGATCCGGCTCCGACGCTCGCGCCGGCCGTCCGCAAGGAGATCATCGAGGATTTCAACACCTCGATGAACCCGAACGCAGCCAGGCCGGCGGTTACCGCGACAGCGGCTGACCCGAACGCACCAGCCAACGCGCCCGAGACAGCAGCCGCTCCGGCAACCCCGGCCGCTCCACTTGCCCTGACGGACGTTCCTGCCGCCGATGCCGCGGGTGGCAGCACGACCGTGATGACCGGCTCACCCACAAATTCGACTGCCCCAACGACCTCTGTCGGAGCCGAAGTCGTCAGTCCGGGCAGCAACGCGGCCCCGCTCGGTAGCCCCGCCGATATTCCGCGCTCCGGCGCGCCCGCAGGCACCGCGGCGACCGGTGGCCTGCCGATCGCGGGTCCGACGAACAACACGCCTCTGCCTGCGGTCGAGAAGGCTGGCATGGCTCCTGATGCCGTCAACGACATCAAGCCCGGAACGGCGCCACCCGCGCAGACTCCGGCGGCTAACGGCAAGAAGACGAAGCCTGAGTTCGACAAGAGCGAGGAGTCTTCGAGTAAGCACAAGAAGAAGAAGGGTCTCAAGAAGTTGGATCCGCTCTAG
- the rpe gene encoding ribulose-phosphate 3-epimerase, with amino-acid sequence MVELAFSILASDFAHLADEVALAERGGGTIVHVDVMDGHFVPNITFGPPMVKALRPVTKLPLDCHLMIEDPDQFIPAFAEAGADMISVHQEVCRHLNRTLQHIADHKMLPGVVICPATPVEAIIEVLPMVHYVLVMSVNPGFGGQKFLPRSIERIRQLATIRDEMGLNFRIEVDGGVAHDTVASVVEAGAEMLVAGSAIFQPGKTEANAEDFLRVARAAAEEA; translated from the coding sequence TTGGTAGAGCTCGCCTTTTCGATTCTGGCGTCTGATTTCGCGCACCTGGCCGACGAAGTCGCCCTGGCCGAGCGCGGCGGTGGAACCATCGTCCACGTGGATGTGATGGACGGCCACTTCGTCCCGAACATCACCTTTGGGCCGCCGATGGTGAAGGCGCTTCGCCCGGTTACGAAGCTTCCGCTCGACTGCCACCTCATGATCGAGGATCCCGACCAGTTCATCCCGGCCTTCGCCGAGGCGGGTGCGGACATGATCAGCGTCCATCAGGAGGTGTGCCGCCACCTGAACCGCACCTTGCAGCACATCGCCGATCACAAGATGCTTCCCGGCGTGGTCATCTGTCCGGCGACACCTGTCGAGGCGATCATCGAAGTCCTTCCGATGGTTCACTATGTGCTCGTCATGAGCGTAAACCCGGGCTTCGGTGGACAGAAGTTTCTGCCGCGTTCGATCGAGCGGATTCGCCAGCTGGCGACCATCCGCGACGAGATGGGGCTCAACTTTCGTATCGAAGTCGACGGCGGCGTTGCTCACGATACGGTGGCGAGCGTGGTCGAAGCAGGAGCGGAGATGCTCGTCGCCGGCTCCGCCATCTTCCAGCCGGGTAAGACAGAGGCGAACGCGGAAGACTTTCTGCGGGTTGCCCGGGCCGCGGCAGAAGAGGCCTGA
- a CDS encoding dihydrofolate reductase family protein translates to MRSVKYFGANSLDGFISRADGSVDWLFMDQDYGMSRFFASVDTAIMGRKTYDTMQQMSPGQTFFPGIKHYVLSRSQQPGQHGAFTFLSGDPVEWLAELRSRPGKDIWLVGGGELLREFLQHHLLDEIVLTIHPRLLGSGVPLFPEPYPETELELDHCDHFSTGLVQVFYRVKH, encoded by the coding sequence ATGCGCAGCGTCAAATACTTCGGTGCGAACAGCCTCGACGGCTTCATTTCCCGCGCCGACGGCTCAGTCGACTGGCTCTTCATGGATCAGGACTACGGCATGTCGCGCTTCTTCGCTAGCGTCGACACGGCCATCATGGGCCGCAAGACGTACGACACCATGCAGCAAATGTCACCGGGCCAGACTTTCTTCCCGGGCATCAAGCACTACGTGCTCTCGCGCAGCCAGCAGCCGGGCCAACATGGCGCCTTCACCTTCCTCTCCGGCGACCCCGTCGAGTGGCTCGCCGAACTCCGTAGCCGTCCCGGCAAAGACATCTGGCTGGTTGGCGGAGGCGAGCTCCTGCGTGAGTTCCTTCAGCACCATCTGCTCGACGAGATCGTCCTCACCATCCATCCCCGTCTGCTCGGCTCCGGTGTTCCGCTCTTTCCCGAACCGTACCCTGAAACCGAGCTCGAGCTCGACCACTGCGACCATTTTTCAACCGGCCTTGTGCAGGTCTTCTACCGAGTCAAGCACTGA
- a CDS encoding excinuclease ABC subunit C, giving the protein MASTFHFEHSVAFSPDRAAEILRLLPTGAGVLCLRGAREADEPYLTRTADIRRRAMRLLAPPEMTEGGQPVLSKRLNLRGRVARIEWAAAGSEFEALLVLYHATAQAFGYGEARRRLRLHTPFFLRLTHEQAHPRVYATNRLSKRGLGQMYGPFPSRAAAERYGDAVLELFKLRRCHEDLEPYPEHPGCVYQQMKKCLAPCNLACTPDEYAAEALAVKAFLETRGESMLSRVGEERERASEEMDFERAASLHSQWTKVKAAASLADELVREIPKLRAVLVQRAAPAVEDERGDRLEAAIFMLQSGCLEGPQRLSTLGVRAVKEQTSVGSSLFAQPLMLQAIPLEPAPGDAPPTTDSPEDRAAGVLQALEAEAGVENDLAMVSDHLSLLRRWYYRPEKQRSGEIFFPNTDGTWPIRRILRGAARMVLGEPGVLAETQRDQAPAAKVKILHEGREGVERIVPLIARKKTRGRKAAVSMEPASNS; this is encoded by the coding sequence GTGGCGTCGACCTTCCATTTCGAGCACTCGGTCGCGTTTTCTCCGGATCGCGCTGCGGAGATCCTGCGCCTTCTTCCTACCGGTGCCGGAGTCCTCTGCCTGCGTGGAGCGCGTGAGGCTGACGAGCCCTACCTGACCCGTACTGCCGACATCCGCCGACGCGCCATGCGTCTTCTTGCTCCGCCTGAGATGACCGAAGGCGGCCAGCCGGTTCTCTCGAAGCGGCTCAACCTTCGCGGACGCGTCGCTCGCATCGAGTGGGCTGCCGCCGGTTCGGAGTTCGAGGCGCTGCTTGTTCTCTACCACGCCACCGCGCAAGCCTTCGGATATGGCGAGGCTCGCCGTCGCTTGCGTCTGCATACGCCGTTCTTCCTCCGCCTGACCCACGAGCAGGCCCACCCTCGCGTCTACGCCACGAACCGGCTCTCGAAGCGCGGACTCGGGCAGATGTATGGGCCATTTCCCTCACGTGCCGCCGCAGAGCGTTACGGCGATGCCGTGCTCGAACTCTTCAAGCTGCGTCGCTGCCACGAGGATCTCGAGCCGTATCCCGAGCATCCCGGCTGTGTCTACCAGCAGATGAAGAAGTGCCTCGCTCCCTGCAATCTCGCCTGCACTCCGGACGAGTACGCCGCCGAGGCGCTGGCCGTGAAGGCGTTCCTGGAAACGCGTGGCGAGTCGATGTTGAGCCGCGTCGGCGAGGAGCGCGAACGGGCGTCCGAAGAGATGGACTTCGAACGCGCCGCTTCGCTCCATTCCCAATGGACGAAGGTGAAGGCCGCGGCGAGCCTGGCGGATGAACTCGTTCGCGAGATTCCGAAGCTGCGTGCGGTGCTTGTGCAGCGGGCCGCTCCGGCCGTTGAGGACGAGCGTGGCGACCGCCTCGAAGCCGCGATCTTCATGCTGCAAAGCGGATGCCTCGAAGGCCCACAGCGACTCTCGACTCTTGGCGTGCGGGCTGTGAAGGAGCAGACCAGCGTTGGCTCAAGCCTCTTCGCCCAGCCGCTGATGCTGCAGGCGATTCCACTGGAACCCGCCCCCGGCGACGCCCCTCCAACAACAGACAGCCCGGAAGACCGCGCCGCCGGCGTGCTTCAGGCTCTCGAAGCCGAAGCCGGCGTAGAGAATGATCTCGCCATGGTGAGCGATCATCTTTCACTCCTGCGTCGCTGGTACTACCGGCCGGAGAAACAGCGAAGTGGCGAAATCTTTTTCCCGAACACCGACGGCACATGGCCCATCCGCCGCATCCTGCGCGGTGCCGCCCGCATGGTGCTTGGCGAACCCGGCGTCCTCGCCGAGACGCAACGCGATCAGGCCCCCGCCGCGAAGGTCAAGATTCTGCACGAAGGACGAGAAGGCGTCGAGCGCATCGTCCCGCTGATCGCACGCAAGAAGACCCGGGGCCGCAAGGCTGCTGTCAGCATGGAACCCGCCAGCAACTCCTGA